A genomic region of Rhipicephalus sanguineus isolate Rsan-2018 chromosome 3, BIME_Rsan_1.4, whole genome shotgun sequence contains the following coding sequences:
- the LOC119386312 gene encoding uncharacterized protein K02A2.6-like, with translation MTARCDAKDMQGTVIVVDSLGPSLCGRDTINAFNEIGVPMLTNVVASVQPIKFNGPNTGLEALLSEYADVFARALGLCKGPPVTYQLKENVVPRFFKSRTVPYALRDKMSDALDQPVAQDVLTPVKTAEWATPVVPVFKKDGSLRISGDFRITVNAATATEQYPLPRVEDIFAKLNGGEVFTTLDLRQAYNQLPLDEHAQKIAVLNTQKGFRNATCPGTCAMASDRGRLEPSAR, from the exons ATGACTGCCAGATGCGATGCGAAGGATATGCAAGGGACGGTCATAGTGGTCGACAGCCTGGGACCGTCGTTATGTGGCAGAGACACGATCAATGCTTTCAATGAAATCGGAGTGCCCATGCTGACAAACGTCGTCGCGAGCGTGCAACCGATCAAGTTTAACGGACCCAACACGGGACTAGAGGCCCTACTCAGCGAATATGCTGACGTCTTTGCTCGAGCTCTCGGATTGTGCAAGGGACCCCCGGTGACATACCAGTTGAAAGAAAACGTGGTTCCACGGTTTTTCAAGTCCCGGACTGTACCTTACGCCTTGAGGGACAAGATGTCGGATGCGCTGGATCAGCCAGTAGCCCAAGACGTCCTTACGCCTGTGAAAACCGCCGAGTGGGCAACACCAGTCGTACCCGTTTTTAAGAAGGATGGGTCGCTCAGAATTTCCGGAGATTTTCGGATCACTGTCAATGCCGCCACTGCGACGGAGCAGTACCCGTTGCCGCGAGTggaggacatttttgcaaaactGAATGGCGGGGAAGTTTTCACGACGTTGGACCTGCGCCAGGCCTACAACCAGCTACCATTGGATGAGCACGCTCAGAAGATAGCAGTCTTGAACACTCAAAAAG GCTTCCGCAATGCCACCTGCCCAGGTACCTGCGCCATGGCCAGCGACCGGGGAAGGTTGGAGCCGTCTGCACGCTGA